Proteins encoded by one window of Deltaproteobacteria bacterium HGW-Deltaproteobacteria-18:
- a CDS encoding acyl-CoA synthetase, translated as MHTKLRPSSYEEFQASFSLTIPDKYNFAFDMVDAAAAADPARLAMVHVDDADVRCEYTFGYFSEQSSRLAGALKSLGIGRGDKVMIILHRRVEFWTVMLALHKLGALGVPSPALLTAKDITYRVNFASIKGAIVDTSVRATVEAAKPDCPSLTVQVLAGIAQAEGDWHSFSQIVADAAPTFPRPADAACGEDPATIFFSSGTTGHPKMVLHNFNYPFGHIMTGSYWHDIEPGNLHLTLADTGWAKSTWGKFYGQWLAGGVVFVWDFRGKFEPARLLKVIADHKVTNFCAPPTVYRFLIREDLEAYDLSALRHCTTAGELLNDSVFETWVEKMGMPIYEGYGQTETTLQIATFPFMKPKAGSIGKPCPGWDIRLLDENDEPCPPGVEGEICIRIDPERPVGLFSCYLQDEAKTASVMNGGFYRTGDKAWMDEDGYFWFLGRIDDLIKSSGYRIGPFEVESALITHPAVVEAAVTGVPDPDRGQAVKASITLAAGYEPSPELTKELQNHVKKVTAPYKYPRIIDYVKELPKTISGKIKRAEIRAKDEK; from the coding sequence ATGCATACAAAACTGCGTCCTTCGTCTTATGAAGAGTTTCAGGCATCCTTTTCCCTGACCATCCCGGACAAGTACAATTTCGCCTTCGACATGGTCGACGCCGCCGCAGCAGCAGACCCGGCGCGTCTGGCCATGGTCCATGTGGACGACGCCGATGTGCGCTGCGAATACACTTTCGGTTATTTTTCCGAGCAGTCGAGCCGCCTGGCTGGAGCGTTAAAAAGCCTCGGCATCGGTCGCGGCGACAAGGTCATGATCATCCTGCACCGCCGTGTCGAGTTCTGGACCGTCATGCTCGCCCTGCACAAGCTCGGGGCCCTTGGAGTGCCGTCACCGGCGCTGCTGACCGCCAAAGATATCACCTACCGGGTCAATTTCGCTTCCATCAAGGGCGCCATCGTCGACACCTCCGTGCGCGCCACCGTGGAGGCGGCCAAGCCCGATTGCCCGAGCCTGACCGTGCAGGTGCTGGCGGGCATTGCGCAGGCTGAAGGCGACTGGCACAGCTTTTCGCAAATCGTCGCCGACGCGGCGCCCACATTTCCCCGCCCGGCCGACGCGGCCTGCGGCGAGGACCCGGCGACCATCTTCTTTTCTTCCGGCACCACAGGGCACCCCAAGATGGTGCTGCACAATTTCAACTACCCCTTCGGGCACATCATGACCGGTTCCTACTGGCACGACATAGAGCCCGGCAACCTGCACCTGACCCTGGCCGACACGGGCTGGGCCAAGTCCACTTGGGGCAAGTTCTACGGGCAATGGCTGGCCGGGGGCGTGGTCTTTGTCTGGGATTTTAGGGGCAAGTTCGAACCGGCGAGGCTCCTTAAGGTCATCGCCGACCACAAGGTCACCAATTTCTGCGCGCCGCCCACGGTCTACCGGTTCCTTATCCGTGAGGATCTGGAAGCTTACGATCTTTCCGCGCTGCGCCATTGCACCACGGCGGGCGAGCTCTTGAACGACAGCGTGTTCGAGACCTGGGTGGAGAAAATGGGCATGCCCATCTACGAAGGCTACGGGCAGACCGAAACCACCCTGCAGATCGCCACCTTCCCGTTCATGAAACCCAAGGCCGGCTCCATCGGCAAGCCCTGCCCCGGCTGGGACATCCGCCTCCTGGACGAGAACGACGAACCCTGCCCCCCCGGCGTGGAAGGGGAGATCTGCATCCGCATCGACCCCGAGCGGCCCGTGGGCCTCTTCTCCTGTTACCTGCAGGACGAAGCCAAGACCGCAAGCGTCATGAACGGCGGCTTCTACCGCACCGGCGACAAGGCCTGGATGGACGAGGACGGCTACTTCTGGTTCCTGGGCCGCATCGATGACCTCATCAAAAGCTCCGGCTACCGCATCGGCCCCTTCGAGGTCGAAAGCGCCCTCATCACCCATCCCGCCGTGGTCGAAGCGGCCGTGACCGGCGTGCCCGACCCAGACCGCGGCCAGGCCGTCAAGGCCTCCATCACCCTGGCTGCAGGCTACGAGCCCTCGCCGGAACTGACCAAAGAGCTGCAGAACCACGTCAAGAAAGTGACTGCTCCCTACAAATACCCGCGTATCATCGACTACGTGAAGGAACTGCCCAAAACCATCAGCGGCAAGATCAAACGCGCTGAAATCCGGGCCAAGGACGAGAAGTAG
- a CDS encoding glycosyltransferase family 2 protein: protein MPTQPSRASIIIPVFNQWEFTSTCLHSLRRHTAENIEIIVVDNASTDQTREELDALGASLWGDSFRAIHCDLNHGFAHACNLGANAAASQTLLFLNNDTELTPNWLPPLLEALDEDASLGGVGPLLLYPGSNLVQHLGIAFLPGAQVEHLYEYFPAVHPLIFASRHPKAITAAALCMPKKIFMDAGGFFEGYKNGCEDIDLCLTLGAKGYRFRCVPESTVYHHTSQTVGRFDNDQPNSALLLSRHGQNLTPDIHHHALGDGYDIRLNEWLLASVCLSPERATALDAKANGDNPRLWLDMLDREPLWEKGYDLLAGWLDAQRSFQEALHIRTLAAHYHPSQVRYIQLLKAAQKAGKPELAQHALEKLEKIATESKDLHRKAIRRVQWAKSSGEPFWEKLYLDWLSQHGTAAGR from the coding sequence ATGCCAACACAACCCAGCAGAGCATCCATCATAATCCCTGTGTTCAATCAATGGGAATTCACTTCGACGTGCCTGCATTCGTTACGCAGGCACACAGCGGAGAATATCGAAATCATCGTCGTCGACAACGCGTCGACGGATCAAACCCGAGAAGAGCTAGACGCATTGGGGGCATCACTTTGGGGCGATTCTTTCCGAGCAATCCATTGCGACCTCAATCATGGCTTTGCCCATGCCTGCAACCTCGGCGCGAATGCGGCCGCATCCCAAACGCTCTTATTCCTGAACAACGACACGGAGTTGACTCCCAACTGGCTTCCGCCGTTGCTTGAAGCTCTGGACGAGGATGCAAGCCTGGGCGGTGTCGGCCCGTTGCTCCTTTATCCGGGCAGCAATCTGGTCCAGCATCTGGGCATTGCCTTTCTGCCCGGAGCGCAGGTGGAGCACCTTTACGAATATTTTCCCGCCGTACACCCACTGATCTTTGCCTCAAGACACCCCAAAGCCATCACCGCGGCGGCGCTGTGCATGCCCAAAAAAATCTTCATGGACGCAGGCGGTTTCTTCGAAGGCTACAAAAACGGCTGCGAAGATATTGACCTTTGTCTGACCCTTGGCGCCAAGGGCTACCGGTTTCGCTGCGTCCCGGAAAGCACCGTCTACCACCATACCAGTCAGACCGTGGGACGTTTCGACAACGACCAGCCCAATTCCGCGCTGCTGCTGTCGAGACACGGGCAGAATCTGACCCCCGACATCCACCATCATGCGCTTGGCGACGGCTACGATATCCGTCTCAACGAATGGCTGCTCGCCTCCGTCTGCCTGTCTCCCGAGCGTGCGACAGCGCTTGACGCCAAGGCCAATGGCGACAATCCACGCCTGTGGCTGGACATGCTCGACCGCGAACCCCTGTGGGAGAAAGGTTACGATCTTCTGGCAGGATGGCTCGATGCGCAGCGCTCTTTTCAGGAAGCCCTGCACATCCGAACCCTGGCGGCGCATTATCACCCGAGCCAGGTGCGCTACATACAGCTGCTCAAGGCGGCCCAGAAAGCAGGCAAGCCTGAACTGGCGCAGCATGCGCTGGAAAAGCTGGAAAAGATCGCAACGGAATCCAAGGATCTGCACCGCAAGGCCATTCGTCGCGTGCAATGGGCAAAATCTTCCGGCGAACCGTTTTGGGAAAAACTCTACCTGGACTGGCTTTCACAGCACGGGACTGCCGCAGGGCGCTGA